A window of the Thalassospira indica genome harbors these coding sequences:
- a CDS encoding ABC transporter substrate-binding protein — protein MTTFLIAAALASPVAAQEAGGRLDIVVQPEPPGLMLGLVQNGPTQLVAGDIYESLLRYDSELTPMPSLAKSWEISDDGLTYTFKLNEGVKWHDGEDFTADDVVFSADVFLRETHARLRASLAYVKSITAPDPMTVVFKLKEPFGPFINAFENGTMPIVPKHIYEGTDFANNPANATPIGTGPFKFKEWVKGSHIHLVKNEDYYVDGLPYLDEVFYRVIPDAAARAVAFETGEVDVLPGGSVENWDIPRLAEMDGVCVTEKGWEFLAPLAWMWLNNREGPTANEKFRQAVMYAMDREFMRDVVWNGFGKVATGPIASSTNFYSDDVTIYDHNPDKAKELLAEMGYDGEPVSILPLPYGETWQRWAEAVRQNLSEVGINAEIDSSDVAGWNEKTSQWDYDMAFTYLYQYGDPALGVSRNYTADRIKKGSPWNNVEGYENLALDEKWAAAATMVTPEEREAAYAEIQKEIVDDVPVAWMQELTFPTIYRCNVNDLVTTAIGINDGPRNAWIKK, from the coding sequence GTGACTACTTTTCTCATCGCCGCCGCCCTGGCCTCGCCAGTGGCGGCACAGGAAGCTGGCGGTCGGCTTGATATCGTTGTTCAGCCCGAACCACCGGGACTGATGCTCGGCCTTGTGCAGAATGGCCCGACCCAGCTTGTTGCAGGCGATATCTATGAAAGCCTGCTGCGCTATGACAGCGAACTGACCCCGATGCCGAGCCTGGCCAAAAGCTGGGAAATCTCCGACGACGGTCTGACCTACACCTTCAAGCTTAATGAAGGTGTCAAATGGCATGACGGCGAAGATTTCACCGCCGATGACGTTGTCTTTTCCGCCGATGTTTTCCTGCGTGAAACCCATGCGCGTCTGCGTGCGTCACTCGCCTATGTCAAAAGCATCACCGCCCCGGATCCGATGACGGTTGTCTTCAAACTAAAAGAACCGTTTGGTCCGTTCATCAATGCCTTTGAAAACGGCACCATGCCGATCGTGCCCAAGCACATCTACGAAGGTACTGACTTCGCCAACAACCCGGCGAACGCCACGCCGATTGGCACCGGACCGTTCAAGTTCAAGGAATGGGTCAAGGGCAGCCACATCCACCTTGTTAAGAACGAGGACTATTATGTCGATGGCCTGCCGTATCTGGACGAAGTCTTTTACCGTGTGATCCCGGATGCTGCGGCCCGTGCGGTGGCGTTTGAAACCGGCGAGGTTGATGTTCTGCCGGGCGGTTCGGTTGAAAACTGGGATATCCCGCGTCTGGCCGAAATGGATGGTGTTTGTGTCACCGAAAAGGGCTGGGAATTCCTCGCACCGCTGGCATGGATGTGGCTTAACAACCGCGAAGGTCCGACCGCCAACGAGAAGTTCCGTCAGGCTGTCATGTACGCCATGGATCGTGAATTCATGCGCGACGTCGTCTGGAACGGCTTTGGTAAAGTTGCGACCGGTCCGATTGCGTCGAGCACCAATTTCTATTCCGATGACGTGACCATTTATGATCACAACCCGGACAAGGCCAAGGAACTTCTGGCCGAGATGGGCTATGACGGCGAACCGGTCAGCATCCTGCCGCTGCCATATGGTGAAACCTGGCAACGCTGGGCCGAGGCCGTCCGTCAGAATCTCAGCGAAGTTGGCATCAATGCCGAAATCGACAGCTCTGATGTCGCTGGGTGGAACGAAAAAACGTCCCAGTGGGATTACGACATGGCCTTCACCTATCTCTATCAGTACGGTGACCCGGCCCTTGGTGTTTCGCGCAACTATACCGCCGATCGCATCAAAAAAGGCAGCCCGTGGAACAACGTCGAAGGCTATGAAAACCTGGCACTCGACGAAAAATGGGCCGCTGCTGCGACGATGGTAACACCCGAAGAACGCGAAGCAGCCTATGCCGAAATCCAGAAGGAAATCGTCGATGACGTTCCGGTCGCCTGGATGCAGGAACTGACCTTCCCGACGATCTACCGTTGCAATGTCAACGATCTGGTGACCACGGCCATCGGTATCAATGACGGTCCGCGTAACGCCTGGATCAAGAAGTAA
- a CDS encoding class II aldolase/adducin family protein — protein sequence MRDAMSDQSISEIRRDLAAAYRLIALEGMDDGIYTHISARLPSGPGGEQRFLLNPFGLRFDEVTAANLVTVDETGAVIDDPYGAGVNAAGFTIHSAVHMARHDAVCVLHTHTVAGVAVSSNQEGLLPLNQWSAQFYDRIAFHDYEGIALNLEERARIVADLGDKSVMLLRNHGTLLLGRSVAEAVKLALNLERSCKAQVAALGMGLTPVVLGHDIAEHTASQYQSMYDSYEQKGKPDPEWAAQLRRLDASAPGYLG from the coding sequence ATGCGTGATGCTATGAGTGATCAATCGATATCCGAAATCCGCCGCGATCTGGCTGCGGCCTATCGGTTGATCGCGCTCGAAGGCATGGATGACGGCATCTACACCCATATTTCCGCACGGCTCCCATCCGGACCGGGGGGCGAGCAACGCTTTCTGCTCAATCCGTTCGGCCTGCGGTTTGACGAAGTCACCGCGGCCAATCTGGTAACCGTCGATGAAACCGGTGCCGTGATTGATGACCCCTATGGTGCCGGGGTGAATGCCGCTGGCTTTACCATCCATTCGGCGGTTCACATGGCGCGTCACGATGCAGTTTGTGTTCTGCATACCCACACGGTCGCGGGTGTGGCGGTTTCATCAAATCAGGAAGGGCTGCTGCCGCTTAATCAGTGGTCGGCACAGTTTTATGATCGGATCGCCTTCCATGACTACGAAGGCATTGCGCTTAATCTAGAGGAACGCGCCCGCATTGTTGCCGATCTCGGCGACAAATCGGTGATGTTGCTGCGCAATCACGGCACGCTGCTTTTGGGTCGCTCGGTGGCAGAGGCGGTCAAGCTGGCCTTGAACCTTGAACGGTCCTGCAAGGCGCAAGTGGCTGCGCTTGGAATGGGCCTGACCCCGGTTGTGCTCGGCCATGACATTGCCGAACACACCGCATCCCAATACCAGTCGATGTACGATTCTTATGAACAAAAGGGCAAACCAGACCCGGAATGGGCCGCCCAACTGCGCCGGCTTGATGCCAGCGCCCCGGGTTACCTCGGGTAA
- a CDS encoding GntR family transcriptional regulator gives MTQAQPSSSFQQIDREGLVQRVAKLLSKAIVSGKLAPGARLSESVVARELGVSRAPVREAARLLESSGLVRSEPNRGFFVRQVSIKALNDLYELRLAIETAVVERLVQNWNEELNATLTAQVAELHRVATDEADIFTQVEADMQFHRLMCTGSDNPKFLQVFEQVAIETEFSIMLIGQLYDDPTRIAETHEPILKALRARDATKAVSSIRYHISEAQRIVIDQFRLLEEGKTST, from the coding sequence ATGACACAGGCACAGCCGTCCTCCAGCTTCCAACAGATTGATCGTGAAGGGCTCGTCCAGCGGGTTGCCAAGTTGCTGAGCAAAGCAATCGTTAGCGGAAAGCTTGCACCGGGCGCGCGGTTATCCGAATCGGTCGTCGCCCGCGAACTGGGGGTCAGCCGGGCACCTGTCCGTGAAGCCGCAAGGTTGCTTGAAAGTTCGGGACTGGTGAGGTCCGAGCCGAACCGGGGATTTTTCGTGCGTCAGGTTTCGATAAAGGCACTCAATGATTTGTATGAGTTGCGACTGGCGATTGAAACGGCCGTGGTCGAACGTCTGGTGCAGAACTGGAACGAAGAGCTCAACGCAACCCTGACTGCGCAGGTGGCCGAGCTTCACCGGGTTGCCACCGACGAGGCCGATATTTTCACCCAGGTCGAGGCCGACATGCAGTTTCACCGGCTGATGTGCACCGGCAGCGACAACCCGAAATTCCTGCAGGTGTTCGAACAGGTCGCCATAGAAACCGAGTTCAGCATCATGCTGATCGGGCAGTTGTATGACGATCCGACCCGAATTGCAGAAACACACGAACCGATTCTTAAAGCCCTGCGGGCACGCGATGCCACCAAGGCCGTTTCGTCGATCCGCTACCACATTTCGGAGGCGCAACGCATCGTGATCGATCAGTTCCGCCTTCTGGAAGAAGGCAAAACGTCGACATGA
- a CDS encoding histone deacetylase family protein, with translation MKCFYAPETETHDPIFRLTYGKIQRNAEQAERAKLLLASLDALSLSVTEPGRAPMAALETVHTKRFLKFLETAWDEWQKQPDAGPEVVPNVFPRAATSSYPHTILARAGWHMGDTSAPIGQHSWQAALRAADCAIAATDAVLAGDDKAYALCRPAGHHTSAEIAAGHCLLNNAAIAAARLRTTHDRVAIFDIDVHHGNGTQDIFYDRNDVLTASIHADPTDYYPFFTGFAHETGTGNGEGYNLNLPLPRTTTDAAWLAAIDTVLDRIADFNPGALVLSLGLDTHEDDPLLGMKVSWDGLRRAGEKIAAAGYPTVIVQEGGYLTPSLTTSLTSFLSGYLGAKIPALERN, from the coding sequence ATGAAATGCTTCTACGCCCCCGAAACCGAAACACATGATCCGATTTTTCGCCTGACCTATGGCAAGATCCAGCGTAATGCCGAACAGGCCGAACGCGCCAAGCTTTTGCTGGCTAGTCTTGATGCGCTTTCCCTGTCAGTAACCGAACCCGGACGCGCCCCGATGGCAGCCCTAGAAACCGTTCATACCAAGCGGTTTTTAAAGTTTTTGGAAACGGCGTGGGATGAATGGCAAAAGCAGCCCGATGCTGGCCCGGAAGTCGTCCCCAACGTATTTCCGCGTGCCGCAACATCGTCCTATCCGCACACCATTCTGGCCCGGGCGGGCTGGCATATGGGCGATACGTCTGCGCCGATTGGCCAGCATAGCTGGCAGGCGGCCTTGCGCGCCGCCGATTGCGCCATTGCCGCAACCGATGCGGTGCTGGCGGGGGATGACAAGGCCTATGCGCTGTGTCGGCCAGCGGGACATCACACCAGTGCCGAAATTGCCGCCGGGCATTGTTTGTTGAATAATGCCGCCATTGCGGCCGCACGCCTGCGCACCACACATGATCGCGTCGCCATATTTGATATCGATGTCCATCATGGCAACGGCACGCAGGATATCTTTTATGATCGCAACGATGTCCTGACCGCTTCCATCCACGCCGACCCCACGGACTATTACCCGTTCTTTACCGGCTTTGCCCACGAAACCGGGACGGGGAACGGCGAAGGATATAACCTTAATCTGCCCCTGCCTCGCACCACCACAGATGCAGCATGGCTTGCCGCAATCGATACCGTCCTTGACCGTATTGCCGACTTCAATCCCGGTGCGCTGGTTCTCAGCCTTGGGCTTGATACGCACGAGGATGACCCGTTGCTTGGCATGAAAGTCAGTTGGGACGGACTGCGCCGTGCCGGTGAAAAAATTGCTGCGGCGGGCTATCCGACGGTTATTGTGCAAGAGGGTGGATATCTGACACCATCACTGACAACGTCGCTGACATCTTTTCTTTCGGGTTATTTGGGCGCAAAAATACCCGCACTTGAGAGAAACTGA
- a CDS encoding aspartate aminotransferase family protein, translating into MNHRPNSLHMSDIAHSMHPYTNMRLHEEKGPMIMAEGNGARVTDSEGKEYIEGLAGLWSVAVGFSETRLADAAYAQLKRLPYYHSFAHKAHEPSIRLAEKLVEMTPEGLNRVFFTNSGSEANDTVVKMAWFLNNGLGRPEKKKFLSRTKAYHGITIASGSLTGLAGNQKDFDLPAIPVTHLSCPHFWRYGEEGETEAEFTARLLKELEDTIIAEGPETIAAFIGEPVMGAGGVMTPPEGYWPGVVEICHKYDILVVSDEVINGFGRTGARFGCEKYGFTPDILVTSKQLTSSYMPLAAIVVNDKVYNAIADNTAKLGNFGHGFTGTGHPVSCAVGLENLNIIEERDLMGNAKRLEPLFQDGLRAFADHPLIGEIRGVGLIAGLEMADKKTKQPFGKPGTVAAKVVALAAEEGLICRNVYDTVALCPPLIVTEDDIREIHTRLGRALDRALEWAKSEGML; encoded by the coding sequence ATGAACCATCGGCCGAATTCGCTCCACATGTCCGACATCGCGCATTCGATGCATCCATACACCAATATGCGACTGCACGAAGAAAAGGGCCCGATGATCATGGCCGAGGGCAATGGCGCCCGCGTCACCGACAGCGAAGGCAAGGAATATATCGAAGGTCTTGCAGGGCTTTGGTCGGTTGCGGTTGGCTTTTCTGAAACCCGTCTGGCCGATGCGGCATATGCGCAGCTTAAACGCCTGCCCTATTACCACAGCTTTGCCCACAAGGCGCATGAGCCGTCGATCCGTCTGGCCGAAAAGCTGGTGGAAATGACGCCCGAGGGCCTGAACCGCGTGTTCTTTACCAATTCCGGATCGGAAGCCAACGACACCGTCGTCAAGATGGCCTGGTTCCTTAATAACGGTTTGGGTCGCCCGGAAAAGAAGAAGTTCCTGTCGCGCACCAAGGCCTATCACGGGATTACGATTGCATCGGGCTCACTGACCGGGCTTGCCGGCAACCAGAAGGACTTTGACCTTCCGGCCATTCCGGTAACGCATCTGAGCTGCCCGCATTTCTGGCGTTATGGCGAAGAGGGCGAGACGGAAGCAGAGTTCACCGCGCGCCTTTTGAAGGAGCTTGAAGACACCATCATCGCCGAAGGCCCGGAAACCATTGCGGCCTTTATCGGTGAGCCGGTGATGGGTGCGGGTGGTGTGATGACGCCGCCGGAAGGCTACTGGCCGGGTGTGGTGGAAATCTGCCACAAGTACGACATTCTGGTTGTTTCCGATGAAGTCATTAACGGTTTCGGCCGGACCGGTGCGCGGTTTGGCTGTGAAAAATATGGCTTCACGCCGGACATTCTGGTGACATCCAAACAGCTGACCTCGTCCTACATGCCGCTGGCAGCGATCGTTGTGAATGACAAGGTCTATAACGCGATTGCTGATAACACTGCCAAGCTTGGCAATTTCGGCCACGGCTTCACCGGCACCGGACATCCGGTGTCCTGTGCGGTTGGTCTGGAAAACCTCAACATCATCGAAGAACGCGATTTGATGGGCAATGCCAAACGTCTGGAACCACTGTTCCAGGATGGCTTGCGCGCCTTTGCAGATCATCCGTTGATCGGCGAAATTCGCGGTGTCGGCCTGATTGCAGGCCTTGAGATGGCAGACAAGAAAACCAAACAGCCATTTGGCAAACCCGGCACTGTTGCCGCCAAGGTCGTGGCACTGGCCGCCGAAGAAGGGCTTATTTGCCGCAATGTCTATGACACGGTGGCGCTTTGCCCGCCGCTGATCGTCACCGAGGATGATATCCGCGAAATCCACACCCGCCTTGGCCGCGCGCTTGACCGGGCACTTGAGTGGGCCAAGTCCGAAGGGATGCTTTGA
- a CDS encoding FGGY-family carbohydrate kinase, which yields MTDKRAIAVIDIGKTNAKLVVWDTKTRAILFETSCPNRSIDGLPYRHLDVEGLWDFYKSALKDAARETVIGRIVVTTHGATVAVLAGDELALPVVDYENTYAPEINHAYDSARDDFADSQSPCLPAGLNFGRQIFALEQTFPEEMARATDFLPYPQYWAWRLSGIKACEVTSLGCHSDLWNPHQADWSQLAKTRGWAGKFAPMRGASDVLGNILPEIAAETGLPPDCEIHCGIHDSNASLVPLITRVKQPFSLVSSGTWTICFSVGGDARPQLDEYRDTLCNVDLNGNAVPSARFMGGREYAFLAEGHTDNPDISDIKRLIASECLAIPSFAEAGGPFGHHSGHLINKAALRTERDKVALATIYCALMIDYGLEMISSEGPVIFEGPFATNTAMCQLLASLRKDQQIFASSDSSGTSYGAAILTGRMHQHHSHASTRIDPIADTGILAYKNLWLHKLSMIDKDHLH from the coding sequence ATGACAGATAAGCGCGCCATTGCCGTCATTGATATTGGCAAAACCAATGCAAAGCTGGTGGTGTGGGATACCAAGACCCGTGCCATACTGTTTGAAACAAGCTGTCCAAATCGTTCAATTGATGGATTGCCTTATCGCCATCTTGATGTTGAAGGACTGTGGGACTTCTATAAAAGCGCACTGAAAGATGCGGCACGTGAGACCGTGATCGGACGGATCGTTGTAACGACCCATGGTGCCACGGTCGCGGTCCTTGCGGGGGATGAGCTTGCTCTGCCGGTTGTGGATTACGAAAACACATATGCCCCGGAAATCAATCATGCCTATGACAGCGCACGTGATGATTTCGCCGATAGCCAAAGCCCCTGCTTGCCTGCAGGGCTGAATTTCGGGCGGCAGATATTTGCACTTGAACAAACCTTTCCCGAAGAAATGGCGCGTGCCACAGACTTTCTACCCTATCCGCAATATTGGGCATGGCGGTTGTCTGGCATAAAAGCCTGCGAGGTCACGTCGCTTGGCTGTCATTCCGATCTATGGAACCCGCATCAGGCCGATTGGAGCCAGCTTGCCAAAACCCGAGGATGGGCCGGAAAATTCGCGCCCATGCGTGGGGCAAGTGATGTCTTGGGCAATATTCTGCCGGAAATCGCTGCCGAAACCGGCCTGCCACCCGATTGCGAGATCCATTGTGGCATTCATGACAGCAATGCGTCGCTAGTGCCCTTGATTACCAGGGTTAAGCAACCGTTTTCGCTTGTATCATCTGGTACTTGGACAATTTGTTTCTCGGTTGGTGGAGACGCACGACCACAGCTTGACGAGTATCGCGATACCCTGTGCAATGTCGATCTGAATGGCAATGCCGTGCCCAGTGCAAGGTTCATGGGCGGGCGTGAATATGCGTTCCTGGCTGAAGGTCATACAGATAATCCGGATATCTCTGATATCAAACGTTTGATCGCGTCAGAATGCTTGGCGATACCTTCATTTGCTGAAGCAGGGGGGCCTTTTGGTCATCACTCGGGGCATCTGATCAACAAAGCTGCACTGCGAACTGAACGCGACAAGGTTGCTCTTGCGACAATTTATTGTGCCTTGATGATTGATTACGGCCTTGAAATGATCAGCAGTGAAGGGCCGGTGATTTTTGAGGGGCCCTTTGCGACCAACACGGCCATGTGTCAATTGCTTGCCAGTCTCCGGAAAGATCAGCAGATTTTTGCTTCAAGCGACAGCTCTGGAACCAGCTATGGCGCGGCAATTCTGACAGGTCGGATGCATCAGCATCACTCACATGCTTCAACCCGAATAGACCCGATCGCGGATACCGGTATTCTGGCCTACAAGAATTTGTGGCTACACAAACTTTCAATGATTGATAAGGACCATCTGCATTGA
- the rhaM gene encoding L-rhamnose mutarotase — protein MEKIAFKMLLNPGRADEYKKRHDEIWPDLCELLRKAGISDYSIFLDEETNILFAVLRRSKDHGMDELPNHEIMQRWWGFMGDIMATNDDGSPVVVPLKEVFYLP, from the coding sequence ATGGAAAAGATTGCCTTCAAAATGCTGCTGAATCCGGGTCGGGCAGACGAGTACAAAAAGCGCCACGACGAAATCTGGCCCGATCTGTGCGAGCTTCTGCGCAAAGCAGGTATTTCGGATTACAGCATCTTTCTTGATGAAGAAACCAACATCCTTTTTGCTGTGTTACGCCGCTCCAAGGACCACGGTATGGATGAGTTGCCCAACCATGAAATCATGCAGCGCTGGTGGGGTTTCATGGGCGATATCATGGCCACCAACGATGATGGCAGCCCCGTAGTTGTTCCGTTGAAAGAAGTGTTCTATCTGCCATGA
- a CDS encoding ABC transporter permease: MTKEISRELPDSLNGDLRSKLMRWETLLMVFVAIAFFTNTQLSPYFLDPWSLSDATFNFTEKAIIALPMALLIIARDIDLSVASTIALASVTMGFANSMGAGPIELAMIGMAVGAVAGFVNGWIITKFDIPAIVVTIGTMSLYRGIAYIVLGDDVYRSYPDGFAFFGQGYVWGVVSFEFVLFLCLAVVFGVLLHKTTFGRRVYAIGNNPTAALFSGINVKRHRLFLFTLVGLFAGVAAVLLTSRIGSTRPSIAMGWELEVITMVVLGGVNIMGGSGSIVGVFIAVFLMGLVTFGMGLMNVPGIVMSIFTGLLLILVIGTPIIWRRILSARKLRSQKQG; encoded by the coding sequence ATGACCAAAGAAATATCACGAGAGCTGCCTGACAGCCTCAATGGCGATTTACGAAGCAAATTGATGCGCTGGGAAACCCTTTTAATGGTGTTTGTCGCGATTGCGTTTTTCACCAACACTCAGCTATCCCCGTATTTCCTTGATCCGTGGAGCTTGTCGGACGCGACATTCAACTTTACCGAAAAGGCGATCATTGCACTGCCTATGGCGCTGCTAATTATCGCCCGCGATATCGATTTATCGGTTGCCTCGACCATTGCACTTGCATCGGTAACGATGGGCTTTGCCAATAGCATGGGTGCTGGTCCGATCGAACTTGCCATGATCGGCATGGCGGTTGGGGCCGTCGCCGGCTTTGTAAATGGCTGGATCATCACCAAGTTCGACATACCGGCAATTGTTGTGACAATCGGCACCATGAGCCTGTATCGCGGCATTGCCTATATTGTTCTGGGCGATGATGTGTATCGCAGTTACCCGGACGGCTTCGCGTTTTTTGGTCAGGGCTATGTCTGGGGCGTGGTGTCGTTTGAGTTCGTTCTGTTCCTGTGCCTTGCCGTTGTGTTTGGAGTTTTGCTGCATAAAACCACCTTCGGGCGACGGGTTTACGCGATTGGCAACAATCCGACAGCAGCCTTGTTTTCCGGGATCAATGTCAAACGCCATCGATTGTTCCTGTTTACCCTTGTTGGCCTTTTTGCCGGGGTTGCAGCAGTTCTTTTGACATCACGGATCGGTTCAACCCGCCCGTCAATCGCAATGGGTTGGGAACTTGAAGTTATAACGATGGTGGTTCTCGGCGGGGTCAACATCATGGGAGGATCAGGCAGCATTGTTGGTGTGTTTATCGCTGTTTTCCTGATGGGCCTTGTCACCTTTGGCATGGGCCTGATGAACGTGCCGGGCATTGTGATGTCGATCTTTACCGGCCTGCTGCTCATCCTTGTGATTGGCACACCGATCATCTGGCGCCGCATTTTGAGTGCACGCAAATTGCGATCACAAAAGCAGGGCTAG
- a CDS encoding ABC transporter permease produces the protein MKSTSMIGKLISHREWLLGALIIMMLVGVGSAAPFFVGAANLAEVFDDTAILIMLACAQMLVILTRCIDLSVASNLAFTGMCVALFNVAFPETSAFVTLVMSIGIGLILGAFNGLLVWLVGIPSIVVTLGTMSVYRGFVFLLSDGEWVNAHEMTPQFLALPRATFLDLTVLSWIAIALTLVMFIFTRFTKTGLSIFAVGGNPKAAVYSGLDVGKHQFITFCISGAVAGMCGYLWVSRYAVAYVEVALAFELQVVAACVIGGISIAGGIGSIWGAVLGAIFLGLIKNALPVIGISPFWQLAISGLVIVLAVIINSRSEKRGGRRILREAHQ, from the coding sequence ATGAAAAGTACTTCCATGATCGGCAAACTGATCTCGCATCGTGAATGGCTGCTTGGTGCTCTGATCATCATGATGCTGGTTGGCGTGGGATCAGCAGCCCCGTTCTTTGTCGGCGCAGCGAACTTGGCTGAGGTTTTCGACGATACAGCCATTCTGATCATGCTTGCATGCGCGCAGATGCTCGTAATCCTGACAAGATGTATCGATCTGTCAGTCGCATCGAACCTGGCATTTACCGGCATGTGCGTGGCTCTGTTTAATGTCGCCTTTCCGGAAACGTCCGCTTTTGTGACGCTTGTCATGTCGATTGGCATCGGGCTGATACTTGGCGCCTTTAACGGCCTATTGGTCTGGCTGGTCGGCATTCCGTCGATCGTTGTTACCCTTGGCACCATGAGCGTCTATCGCGGCTTTGTCTTTTTGCTCAGCGACGGGGAATGGGTAAACGCCCATGAAATGACCCCGCAATTCCTTGCCCTACCGCGCGCAACTTTCCTTGATCTGACGGTCCTCTCCTGGATTGCTATCGCGCTGACATTGGTGATGTTTATCTTTACACGTTTTACCAAGACCGGCCTTTCGATCTTTGCGGTTGGCGGGAACCCGAAGGCTGCTGTCTATAGCGGCCTGGATGTTGGCAAACACCAGTTCATTACCTTTTGCATTTCCGGTGCTGTCGCGGGCATGTGCGGATATCTGTGGGTTTCGCGCTACGCGGTTGCCTATGTGGAAGTTGCTCTGGCCTTTGAACTTCAGGTCGTTGCCGCCTGTGTCATCGGTGGGATCAGTATCGCAGGGGGGATCGGCTCGATATGGGGTGCGGTACTTGGTGCCATTTTCCTTGGCCTGATCAAGAATGCACTACCCGTGATCGGTATTTCACCTTTCTGGCAACTTGCGATTTCCGGTTTGGTGATTGTTCTGGCCGTGATCATCAATTCACGTAGTGAAAAGCGTGGTGGCCGACGCATCCTCCGCGAGGCCCACCAATGA
- a CDS encoding sugar ABC transporter ATP-binding protein: MDRPVLELRNISKTFPGVKALDGVELQLYPGQVTALIGENGAGKSTLVKVLTGIYTPDDGDILIDNKPVKMQAATDAKRHGISAIHQEAVMFDELTVTQNIFINNQNRNRFGLLDWPLMRKRAKTLLEYLDVNIDPDLPLRELSVAHKHLVSFASALSINSNIVIMDEPTASLSHHEIQELYRLVRRLRDEGKAILFISHKFDEIFEICDRYTVFRDGQFVGSGEIDDVSQDDLVAMMVGRTVKQIYPKIEAEIGEPVMSVEGLCHPTEFADIDFQLRRGEILGFYGLVGAGRSEVMQALFGLTRTSAGSIMLNDKPFNPRTPGDAVDQGLVYVPEDRQHQGAILSLPIFQNITLPQLGGLSRSGFIDMAREFDVARQYATRLQLKAASLSENVENLSGGNQQKVVISKWLATNPNVIIVDEPTKGIDIGSKAAVHKFMGELVGQGLSVIMVSSELPEVMGMSDRIIVMHEGRIAARFDRNEMTAEAIVTAATGA; encoded by the coding sequence ATGGACAGGCCTGTTCTTGAACTGCGCAATATTTCCAAGACATTCCCCGGGGTTAAAGCGCTTGATGGCGTCGAACTGCAACTCTATCCCGGACAGGTCACCGCCCTGATTGGTGAAAATGGCGCAGGAAAGTCCACTTTGGTAAAGGTGCTTACCGGCATCTACACACCTGATGATGGCGACATCCTGATTGACAATAAGCCGGTCAAAATGCAGGCCGCTACCGATGCGAAGCGCCACGGCATTTCCGCCATTCATCAGGAAGCGGTGATGTTTGACGAACTCACCGTCACCCAGAACATCTTTATCAACAACCAGAACCGCAACAGGTTTGGTCTGTTGGATTGGCCGCTTATGCGCAAACGCGCCAAAACGCTTCTGGAATATCTTGATGTCAATATCGATCCGGACCTTCCGCTGCGTGAACTAAGTGTCGCACACAAGCATCTGGTGTCCTTTGCCAGTGCGCTGTCGATCAATTCCAATATTGTCATCATGGATGAGCCAACAGCATCCCTGTCCCATCATGAAATTCAGGAACTCTATCGGTTGGTCCGTCGTCTGCGCGACGAGGGCAAGGCGATTTTGTTCATCAGCCACAAGTTCGATGAAATCTTTGAAATCTGCGATCGCTACACCGTCTTTCGCGACGGCCAATTTGTTGGCTCGGGCGAAATTGACGATGTGAGCCAAGATGACCTGGTCGCAATGATGGTCGGCCGCACAGTCAAACAAATCTATCCAAAGATCGAAGCCGAAATCGGCGAACCGGTCATGTCGGTCGAAGGCCTGTGCCATCCGACAGAGTTTGCTGACATTGACTTTCAGCTGCGCCGCGGTGAGATCCTGGGATTTTATGGCCTCGTCGGGGCAGGACGCAGTGAAGTCATGCAAGCCCTGTTTGGCCTGACCCGGACCTCGGCCGGATCGATTATGCTGAATGACAAACCCTTTAACCCGCGCACACCTGGTGATGCGGTCGATCAGGGGCTGGTTTACGTCCCCGAAGATCGCCAGCATCAGGGCGCGATCCTGAGCCTGCCAATTTTTCAGAACATCACACTTCCGCAATTGGGCGGTCTGTCGCGATCCGGCTTTATTGACATGGCCCGTGAGTTTGATGTCGCGCGGCAATATGCCACGCGTCTTCAGCTCAAGGCGGCAAGCCTGTCGGAAAATGTTGAAAACCTATCTGGTGGCAATCAGCAAAAGGTCGTCATCAGCAAATGGCTGGCCACCAATCCGAATGTCATCATTGTTGATGAACCGACCAAAGGCATCGATATCGGTTCGAAAGCTGCGGTTCACAAATTCATGGGTGAACTGGTCGGACAAGGATTGTCAGTGATTATGGTGTCATCGGAACTTCCGGAAGTGATGGGCATGTCGGACCGCATTATCGTCATGCATGAAGGCCGGATCGCAGCACGATTTGATCGCAACGAGATGACAGCCGAAGCCATCGTTACTGCGGCGACAGGAGCCTGA